A stretch of Microbulbifer bruguierae DNA encodes these proteins:
- the aceF gene encoding dihydrolipoyllysine-residue acetyltransferase: MAKQVIKVPDLGGADQVDVIEIAVAVGDMVAEEDALIVVEGDKASMDVPAPFAGKILSISVKEGDKVSEGDVIGEMETEAAAETAEEAAPAPAEASAPAPVVEAAPAAVAAAAGEEREEEIRVPDLGGADAVDVIEISVSAGDSVEEGDALIVVEGDKASMDVPSSAAGTIVSISVKEGDKVSTGDVIGVIKTVSAGGAAPAPAAAAPAPVPAAAATPVSEVEAPQEAPKRDPHVERDHSPSAEVYAGPAVRKLARELGVTLNKVKPTGPRSRVTKDDLNAYIKEQVKKAESGAAGGVGGGIGIAPMPEIDFSQFGPVRTEPMTKIHKLTAANMSRNWLNVPHVTQFDDADITELEEFRKSMKAEAEKRGVKLTPVPFLLKAAAAALREVPSFNVSLHNDGEHIVHKDYVHIGMAVDTPKGLMVPVIRDVDKKGLYELAEEATAMAIAARDGKLKPRDMQGACFTISSLGAIGGTGFTPIVNAPEVGILGVSKLAVRPEWNGKEFVPRQMLPLALSYDHRAVNGGDAGRFLTYLADVLADVRRLLL; this comes from the coding sequence ATGGCAAAACAAGTCATTAAAGTGCCCGATCTCGGCGGCGCCGATCAGGTCGATGTAATTGAAATTGCCGTTGCCGTGGGGGACATGGTAGCGGAAGAGGACGCACTGATTGTAGTGGAGGGCGACAAGGCCTCCATGGACGTTCCCGCGCCCTTCGCGGGCAAGATCCTGAGCATCTCCGTGAAGGAAGGTGACAAGGTTTCCGAAGGGGATGTCATCGGCGAAATGGAAACCGAAGCCGCTGCTGAAACTGCAGAAGAAGCTGCTCCTGCCCCGGCAGAGGCGTCCGCACCGGCACCGGTTGTCGAAGCAGCTCCTGCAGCGGTGGCCGCTGCTGCCGGCGAAGAGCGGGAAGAGGAAATCCGGGTGCCCGATCTCGGTGGCGCCGATGCGGTGGACGTGATTGAGATTTCTGTTTCCGCTGGGGACTCTGTGGAAGAGGGCGACGCCCTGATCGTGGTGGAAGGCGACAAGGCCTCTATGGACGTTCCGTCTTCCGCCGCCGGCACCATTGTTTCCATTTCCGTAAAGGAAGGTGACAAGGTATCCACCGGCGACGTGATTGGTGTGATCAAGACCGTTTCCGCTGGTGGTGCTGCGCCGGCACCGGCTGCAGCCGCACCTGCGCCGGTTCCTGCTGCCGCTGCGACTCCAGTGAGTGAAGTAGAAGCGCCCCAGGAAGCGCCTAAACGAGACCCGCATGTAGAGCGCGATCACAGTCCGTCCGCAGAAGTTTACGCCGGTCCTGCTGTGCGCAAACTGGCCCGCGAGCTGGGTGTAACCCTGAACAAGGTCAAGCCCACCGGCCCGCGCAGCCGTGTTACCAAGGACGACCTGAACGCCTACATCAAGGAGCAGGTGAAGAAGGCCGAAAGCGGTGCTGCAGGTGGTGTTGGTGGCGGCATCGGCATAGCGCCGATGCCGGAAATCGACTTCAGCCAGTTCGGCCCGGTGCGCACCGAGCCGATGACCAAGATCCACAAGCTCACCGCGGCCAATATGTCGCGCAACTGGCTGAACGTACCTCACGTTACCCAGTTCGACGACGCGGATATCACCGAGCTGGAAGAATTCCGCAAGTCCATGAAAGCGGAAGCGGAAAAGCGCGGCGTGAAACTCACTCCGGTGCCCTTCCTGCTGAAAGCCGCGGCTGCGGCCCTGCGCGAAGTGCCGAGCTTCAACGTGTCTCTGCACAACGACGGCGAGCACATTGTGCACAAGGACTACGTACACATCGGTATGGCGGTAGATACGCCAAAAGGCCTGATGGTTCCGGTGATCCGCGATGTGGACAAGAAAGGCCTGTACGAGCTGGCAGAAGAAGCGACGGCAATGGCCATTGCTGCCCGTGATGGCAAGTTGAAGCCCCGCGATATGCAGGGTGCCTGCTTCACCATCTCCAGCCTCGGCGCCATCGGTGGTACCGGTTTTACCCCGATCGTCAATGCGCCGGAAGTGGGTATCCTCGGTGTTTCCAAACTGGCAGTGCGTCCGGAGTGGAACGGCAAGGAATTTGTGCCGCGGCAGATGTTGCCGCTGGCGCTGTCCTATGATCACCGCGCGGTAAACGGTGGTGATGCCGGTCGCTTCCTGACTTACCTGGCCGACGTTCTCGCCGACGTGCGCCGACTGTTGCTGTAA